A single Opisthocomus hoazin isolate bOpiHoa1 chromosome 1, bOpiHoa1.hap1, whole genome shotgun sequence DNA region contains:
- the LOC104336155 gene encoding ovostatin — MNLCKFYTEMWTRILLSIVSLNWIATVSSEPQYVLLVPTVVRSDSPQTACVQFHSLSEPLSLSIVLQYGNIQETLFEESVTKNNFFRCWEFKVPPATSDPVAFISFSAKGNTVNLAERRSVAIENVDNAVLVQTDKPIYKPGQEVMFRVVALDSQFRPVQETYPQIIIEDPERNKIFQWLEVTSKHGIVQLSFPLISEPMLGSYHIIVEKKSGEKLYQLFSVEEYVLPKFEVTTSVPNRISFFDEELRVNVCASYTYGQPVQGNVQINVCQQRFYRPRCEQNQKEICEAVTGLLGKDGCLNTVISIKTFQLYRSYASMYTNLNVESTVTENGTGIQMKGYDYVAVNQENDRVMFQNMDFYYKRGIPYSGEVSVTNVDGEPVFNRTVLLKLNENDLASYTTDQNGTAAFSIDTSNFFDPSFKLSVRQAPDDCADFFIWRNDNEPQASFFIRRFYSRTNSFVKIEPVREKLSCGQQRIINVHYVLNGEGYKNARYTNFYYVVMTNGKITLSGQKEVRTYGAPRGTFSITLTVTEKLAPSTRLLLYTVHPDGEIVADSSWIRSDVCFKNKVQLEFSEKQGLPGSKVSLHLEAAANSYCALRAVDQSVLLLQPEQELSAETVYYHLRVSDLYSYYYNGLNLEDDKRELCTPVKTIFSNGLYYEPVNVSRDGDIYGIFRDMGLKVFTNSVLRKPVLCNEDRSIVEDYPAYFGDGHRHFLTSAVDEARIIGGSVVNTVRKFFPETWIWDLVHTDSRGKVNAFYTIPDTITEWKASAFCMQDDAGFGISSPVSLTAFQPFFVSLTLPYSVIRGEKFNLIANVFNYLNKCIQISAVLAKSSDYKAEILSPEGNTARVCANERKTYIWAVSLHKLGEVKFTITAEAKLNAGGTGNSIASEEETIRRDTLIQTLLVEPEGVKKEFTQSSLICTKGTKISEPVSLSLPRNMVQRSARAYFSVIGDILGTALRNMENLLHMPYGCGEQNMALFTPNIYALDYLNKTGQLTEEIRLRGTWYLSRGYQKQLSYKHQDGSYSSFGTRDNQGSVWLTAFVYKSFAQAKRYVYIDDNVLSQALIWLASKQKSDGCFESAGSHFNSALKGGEEGEYSLTAYVVAALLEAGHSAAHPVIQSGMNCLETAFGNGVHNLYTQALFAYTYGLADKEERCQFFLEKLNKTATSDGGTVHWQRENKPPAEDFPVFYARSPSAEIEMTSYVLLAWLNKAKLSPEILSYISRIVRWLVKQQNPYGGFSSSQDTVVAVQALAQYGYLTFSKEILNTVKVNFMEHPTETFQVDDKNRFLLQQASLPTIPGNYSVEVSGTGCVYLQTTLRYNIHLPNKVAGFSLSVRPANVSCTSNFPPKFDLVLSASYTGNRGVSNMAIIDVKMLSGFVPVRSSLNKLQHRDSVVDRVDIKNDHILFYLQKVSQKEISFSFSVEQSLPILDIKPVPVHMYDYYETDEYALAEYKTPCSSPSA; from the exons gttCCTCCTGCTACTTCTGACCCCGTGGCATTCATTTCCTTCTCTGCCAAAGGCAACACAGTCAACTTAGCTGAGAGAAGATCAGTGGCAATTGAGAATGTGGATAATGCTGTCTTGGTCCAGACGGACAAACCCATCTACAAGCCAGGGCAAGAAG TGATGTTTCGTGTAGTCGCTTTGGACAGCCAGTTCAGACCTGTTCAGGAGACC tATCCCCAAATCATCATTGAG GATCCAGAGCGAAACAAGATCTTCCAGTGGTTGGAGGTAACATCTAAACATGGAATTGTCCAGCTCTCCTTTCCACTAATCTCAGAGCCTATGCTGGGGTCCTACCATATCATTGTGGAAAAGAAATCAGGTGAAAAACTGTACCAGTTATTCAGCGTGGAGGAATATG TGCTGCCGAAATTTGAAGTGACAACCAGCGTGCCAAATCGCATCTCTTTCTTTGATGAAGAACTCAGGGTGAATGTTTGTGCTTC GTACACTTATGGCCAACCGGTGCAAGGGAATGTCCAAATCAATGTGTGTCAGCAGCGCTTTTATCGTCCACGGTGtgagcaaaaccagaaagaaatctgTGAAGCTGTCACTGGACTG CTGGGGAAGGATGGCTGCCTCAACACCGTCATCTCCATCAAAACATTCCAGCTCTACCGCAGCTATGCTAGCATGTATACCAACCTCAATGTAGAAAGCACCGTCACTGAAAATGGGACAG GTATCCAGATGAAAGGCTATGACTATGTTGCAGTCAATCAAGAAAATGACAGAGTGATGTTCCAGAATATGGATTTCTATTACAAGAGAGGAATCCCTTACTCTGGTGAG GTCTCTGTGACAAATGTGGATGGTGAGCCTGTTTTCAATAGGACTGTCCTGCTGAAGCTCAATGAAAATGACCTGGCCAGCTATACCACTGACCAGAACGGCACTGCTGCTTTTTCCATCGACACGTCCAACTTCTTTGATCCCAGCTTTAAGTTGAGC GTCAGGCAGGCCCCAGACGACTGTGCAGACTTCTTCATCTGGAGGAATGATAATGAGCCCCAAGCCTCATTCTTTATCCGGCGCTTCTACTCACGGACCAACAGCTTTGTGAAAATCGAGCCAGTGAGGGAGAAGCTCAGCTGTGGTCAGCAGCGAATAATCAATGTTCACTACGTCCTGAATGGAGAGGGCTACAAGAATGCCAGATACACAAACTTCTACTATGTG GTGATGACAAATGGAAAAATTACTCTTAGTGGCCAGAAGGAAGTCCGCACCTATGGTG CTCCAAGAGGTACATTCTCTATCACACTGACTGTCACTGAGAAACTTGCCCCCAGCACCAGGCTGTTGCTCTACACGGTGCATCCGGATGGGGAGATAGTGGCCGACAGCTCTTGGATACGCAGCGATGTATGCTTCAAAAATAAG GTCCAACTCGAGTTCTCTGAGAAGCAGGGTCTCCCGGGCTCTAAAGTCAGTCTCCACCTTGAAGCTGCTGCCAACTCCTACTGTGCCCTGCGAGCTGTAGATCAGAGTGtccttcttcttcagcctgagcAAGAGTTATCTGCTGAGACA GTGTACTACCATCTTCGTGTGAGTGATTTATATAGCTATTACTACAACGGGCTCAACCTGGAAGATGACAAGCGAGAGTTATGTACCCCAGTCAAAACCATCTTTTCTAACGGCTTGTACTATGAACCTGTGAATGTCAGTCGTGATGGTGACATCTACGGAATTTTCAGG GATATGGGCCTGAAGGTGTTCACCAATTCTGTGCTACGGAAGCCAGTTCTGTGCAATGAAGACAGATCAATCGTGGAAGATTACCCTGCCTATTTTGGCGATGGTCACAGGCACTTCCTAACCTCTGCCGTAG ATGAGGCAAGGATAATTGGTGGGAGTGTTGTTAACACTGTTCGGAAATTCTTCCCCGAGACCTGGATTTGGGATCTGGTTCATACTGa tTCCAGAGGAAAGGTCAATGCCTTTTACACTATTCCTGACACCATCACAGAATGGAAAGCCAGCGCTTTCTGCATGCAGGATGATGCTGGGTTTGGCATCTCCTCACCTGTTTCACTGACAGCATTCCAACCATTCTTTGTGTCTCTCACCTTGCCATACTCTGTCATTCGAGgggaaaaatttaatttaatagcCAACGTCTTCAACTACCTCAACAAATGCATCCAG ATCAGTGCTGTACTGGCAAAGTCGAGTGACTACAAGGCAGAAATCCTTTCACCAGAGGGCAACACAGCAAGGGTGTGTGCCAATGAAAGAAAAACCTATATTTGGGCTGTCAGCCTCCACAAACTTG GAGAGGTGAAATTCACAATCACTGCTGAGGCCAAACTGAATGCCGGAGGTACTGGAAACAGCATAGCCTCAGAAGAGGAGACAATTCGCAGGGACACCCTGATTCAAACCCTACTCGTTGAG CCTGAAGGTGTTAAAAAAGAATTTACTCAGAGCTCTCTCATCTGCACGAAAG GCACAAAGATTTCTGAACCAGTCTCTCTCAGCCTGCCAAGAAACATGGTGCAGAGATCAGCCAGagcttatttttctgtcattg GAGACATTTTGGGTACAGCCCTGAGGAACATGGAGAATCTCCTCCACATGCCTTATGGCTGTGGAGAACAGAATATGGCCTTGTTCACACCGAACATCTATGCCCTGGATTATCTGAATAAGACTGGGCAGCTAACTGAAGAGATTAGACTCAGGGGTACTTGGTATTTATCCAGAG GGTACCAAAAACAGTTATCATACAAACACCAGGATGGATCCTACAGCTCATTTGGGACAAGAGATAACCAAGGGAGCGTCTG GCTCACTGCCTTCGTGTACAAGTCCTTTGCACAAGCCAAACGCTACGTCTACATTGACGACAATGTCCTGTCTCAAGCTCTGATTTGGCTGGCAAGCAAGCAGAAGTCAGACGGCTGCTTTGAAAGTGCTGGGTCACATTTCAACAGTGCTTTGAAG GGTGGAGAAGAAGGTGAATACTCACTCACAGCCTATGTTGTGGCAGCGTTGCTGGAGGCTGGACACTCTGCTGCG CATCCTGTCATTCAGAGTGGCATGAACTGTTTGGAGACTGCATTTGGCAATGGGGTCCACAACCTGTATACCCAGGCTCTCTTTGCCTATACTTATGGCTTAGCTGACAAAGAGGAAAGATGCCAATTCTTCCttgagaagctgaacaagacAGCTACCAGTGATG gtggTACTGTTCATTGGCAGAGAGAAAATAAGCCACCAGCAGAAGATTTCCCTGTCTTCTATGCCCGTTCCCCTTCTGCTGAGATTGAAATGACCAGTTATGTGCTCCTGGCTTGGCTCAACAAAGCCAAACTCAGTCCAGAAATCTTATCTTACATTTCTCGCATTGTGCGCTGGCTTGTCAAACAGCAGAACCCATACGGCGGTTTCTCCTCCAGCCAG GACACTGTTGTTGCTGTCCAAGCTTTAGCCCAGTATGGATATCTCACCTTCTCTAAAGAAATTCTTAACACAGTCAAAGTCAACTTCATGGAGCATCCCACTGAGACTTTCCAGGTGGATGACAAGAATCGCTTCTTACTACAGCAGGCTTCCTTACCCACTATTCCAGGGAATTACAGCGTGGAAGTGAGTGGCACTGGCTGTGTCTATCTGCAG ACCACCCTGAGATACAACATCCATTTGCCAAATAAAGTTGCAggattttctctctctgtaaGGCCGGCCAATGTATCCTGTACAAGTAACTTCCCACCAAAATTTGACCTTGTCCTCTCTGCCAG TTACACAGGGAACCGCGGAGTCTCCAACATGGCTATTATTGATGTGAAGATGCTCTCAGGTTTTGTTCCTGTAAGATCTTCCCTGAACAAG CTTCAGCACCGGGATTCTGTTGTGGATCGTGTAGACATCAAGAATGATCACATCCTCTTCTACCTTCAGAAG gTCTCCCAGAAGGAAatcagcttctccttcagtgtGGAGCAAAGCCTGCCTATCTTAGATATCAAACCAGTGCCAGTACATATGTACGATTACTACGAAACAG aTGAATATGCACTTGCAGAATACAAAACACCCTGCTCCTCACCTTCGGCCTGA